Part of the Kordiimonas pumila genome is shown below.
TTTGAAAAGGGCGGTCAATTGAAGGAATAATTCTGGCAATCCAGCCACCTATAACGAGGTCTGTTACGAGGGCTGCACCAATTAGGCCCAGCCAGTGTATCAGGGCCGGGCCGCTATTGATGAATAGGTAAAAGATATCGCTCAGAATGTTAATATGTTGCCCCCGCATCCTGTAGCAGCTTAATAAGCCGTCGGTTTCGGTTCAGCTTGGCATATTCAAGCGCTGTTTTGCCGGTCAAGTCTTGAACATTCGGGTCACTGCCACCCTCAAGGAGCGCTTGCGCGGCTTCAAATTTGCGACCACGCACGGCTTTCATCAGCGCCGTTTCCTGCCCGATGTCGGCCCGGTTTGGATCAGCCCCGTAGGAAAGTAGCATTTTAATGGCGTCGACATCACCGACAACGGCTCGCTTCATCAGAGCTGTTTCACCGCGCAGTCTGTCGGCCATATCAGGGTTTGCGCTACCATCAAGCAGCAGTTTCATGATCTTGAGGTTTCCTTCAACAGCGGCAATAAGGATAGCTGGATAACCATCACTGCGATTGCGCGTATTAGGGGAAACACCTTCGCCCAGCAGCTTGTTTAGTTCTTCTGCGTCACCCTTTTCAACAGCTTGCAAAAGGTCGAGCTGTGGTGACGCATTGGCGGCAGTTGAGACAGGTAGAATTGCAATAGCTGCAAATAAAGCGAGAATTATACCTCGAAAGAGTAACATGTAGGCTCCCGTTACGTTATAAATTGTCATTGCCAAGTGTAAATGACAGTGACATCTGCTTGTCATATTTCTATAACTATTTCTATAGCTACTTCAAGATTACACCTATTATACTACGCTATGGAAGGGGCATACCCTTCACACTTTGGAGAGATTGATGAAACTTGTCAGGCTGTTTGCTTGGATTGTCGTTTTACTGATAGGCGTTTTAATGGCGTATCGGTTTATCGGAATGGGCCCAAACACGGCGTCAGGCCCGGGTGGACCCTTTACATTAACGGCTCATACCGGTGAAAAAGTGTCAGATACCGATTTTCGAGGTCGCTATATGCTTATTTATTTTGGCTATAGCTATTGCCCGGACGTGTGCCCGCTTGAGCTTCACAAAATGTCGACAGCGCTCGATATTCTGGAAGATGAAGGGTACGATATAACCCCGTTGCAGCCTATATTTATTACGGTTGACCCTGAACGGGATACGGTGCCGGAACTGGCTGATTATGTGCAGGACTTTCACCCAAGTCTTGTAGCCTTAACTGGTACACCGCAGGAAATTGCGACTGTCGCCAAAACTTTTAGGGTGTATTACAAAAAGCGTGTTCAGGAAGGCGTTAGTGGCTATCTGATGGACCATCAATCCTATATTTTGGTGATGGATAAAGACGGTAAATATAACCGCCTGTTTACCGGTAAAGACACACCGCAGGATATGGCAGACACATTCAAGCCAGTGCTTGAAAAAGTAACAAGCGACGATAAGTGATGGCATTTTGGAAAGAAAAATCTCTGGATGAAATGACCCACGCAGAATGGGAATCGCTTTGCGATGGTTGCGGCAAGTGTTGCCTGCATAAATTGGAAGATGAAGATACAGGCGATATTCACCACACAGATATAGCATGCCGGTTTTTAAGCCCTGATACGTTGAAGTGCGGCAAATATCTGGTGCGCCAACGCTATGTTGGGAACTGTGTGGTTATGAGCCCCGAGATTTTATCTAAGCTGCCGTGGATGCCAAGTACCTGTGCCTACAGGTTACTATACGAAGGTAAAGACCTATATGATTGGCACCCGCTTGTAAGTGGGGATCCGCAGTCTGTGCATAGCTCCGGTAATTCCATTAAAGGGCGCAGTGTAGACGAGCGGGTCGCCGGTGACTTTGAAGACCATTTGGTAGATTGGCCAGCCTAAAAGGGGCAAGCATGGGTGCAGACTACACCATAAATCTTGACGGTGAGACTGTTCCCGTAAAGATTCGCAGAAATGTAAGGGCCAAAAAGCTTATTCTGCGAGTTAGTCAGGCGACAGGCGAAATAAAACTAACCTTGCCGCCTTTTACCAGTATTCGCGCAGCCGAACGTTTCATAAGTGAGCATACAGCATGGCTCAGCACCCAGTGGTCAGCCGCCAGCCCGCCGCCGCCGCTTGCGCACGGGGACAGCTTGCCCTTCCTTGGGGAGGCGCAAACCTTACTCTTTACCGATAGGGCGCCGCGTACAGTCAAGCACCTAGATGAAACGATCAGTGTTGGTGGACCGGCTGACCTTGCGGGGAAAAGGCTGGAAAACTGGTTGAAGCGCCAAGCGAGAGATATACTAATGGAACGCGCTACATATCACGCTGCTACACTGGGTGTTTCGTTTCGTACGATCAGCATTGGCGATATGAAAAGCCGTTGGGGCAGTTGTTCTTCCAGTGGCATGCTTAGGTTCAACTGGCGGCTTGTGATGGCGCCGTTTGAGGTGCTGGATTATGTAGCAGCGCACGAGGTAGCCCATCTCTGTGAAATGAACCATTCAGACAAATTTTGGCAGCATGTGGCCACCTGTATGCCTGATCATAAAATTTGGCGGCGCTGGTTAAAGCGCGACGGCAATAGCCTGTTCAAAATAAACTTTTAAGAGGCCGCTGGCCTGAAAAATAAGCCCTGCCGCAAACTGGCAGCAATACGCCCGGCCTTTTCAATGGCTTTTGCAGCAAGCGTGGGTGTCAGGCATTTGTGAGCAGAGGGTTCAAAAATTGAAAGCCAGATGTCAAAATGGCTATCTTGAAGACGTTCAAGCTTTGTATGTACTAAAAACGGGTTCCCTTTATAGGCAGGTACACCGTATAGCACTGTCATCCAGAAATCGGTCAGGATTTCAAAGTGCGTATCCCAGTGGTCACCAATAGCATCATCAAAAATAGGGCCAATACTAACGTCTTTGCGCACAGTAGTATAAAAGTCCTCCACAAAACTGCGGATCAGGTGCCTGTCGGCGTGCGGGGTATGTGTAACTTTGGTTTCCATATTTATTAGATAAGCGTGCTTTCTATATTCTGCAATATCGCTGCGACACTTTGCCTGCATGTAAATACTAGTTAAAAATACGCTCAAAAAAGCCTTTTTTCTTTTTTGGTTTATCTTTTTCAAGCCCGTAAGGGTCTTGCTCAGATGCAGTATTATAAACCCCGGCATCTGCCAGTAATGGCCGTACAGGCTGGCCAACATGGGCTTCCAGCATAAAATCTGCCCATATGCGGGCTGGCAAGCCGCCGCCTGTTACATAACTCATGGGGGTGCCGTTATCATTGCCTACCCAGACGGCGGCGGTTATATCGCTTGTAAAGCCTACAAAAACAGCATCGCGGTTGTCTTGCGAGGTCCCTGTTTTTCCGGCGGCGGGCCTGTCTATGGCAGCATTTTTACCAGAGCCCCATACAACCACGGACGACAGCATGTCTGTCATATCTTTAACAACAGGGTAGGCCAACACTGGTACAGGCGGCACGGGGGTGCGGCGGTATAGAACTTCGCCTTCCAGCGATGTTATTTCAATAATGCTATATGTAGGGGCGCGGTGGCCGCCATTTGCAAGGGCGGCGTAACTGCTGGCCAAATCGATCAGTTTCACTTCTTCTGTGCCAAGCGGCAAGCTTGCGACCGGCATAACGTTTGTGGTTATACCCATGCGTTTTGCCATATTTGCCACGCGCTCGCGGCCTACTTCTTCATCAATTTCAATGGCAATGGTGTTAATGGATTTTGCGAAGGCTTCCCGCACTGTCATTTCACCCCCAAAAGTGCCGCTATAGTTTTTGGGCGACCACCCCTCTACCGTGATGGGTTTATCGGTATATCTGTCGCTTGGCTTTATGCCGGTTTCAAGGGCTGTTAGGTAGGTAAAGAGTTTGAAGGCAGAGCCCGGTTGACGTTTTGCTTGTACCGCACGGTTAAACTGGGTTTTGCCGTAGTCGCTGCCACCGATCATGGCGCGCACGGCACCGTCATGCTCAAGGGCAACAAGGGCACCCTCCGTTGCTTTGTGTTTTTTACCTTCGCCAGTTAGGCCGCGGTCCATTGCCATGGCGGCCGCGCGCTGTACGCCCGGGTCAAGTGTTGAATATATAATCATGGACTTTGCCCGGCTGGTAGGCACCAGTGTGCGGGCTTCGCTTTCAACCCAGTCCGTAAAAAACCGAACGTCCCGCCCTACGGCAGAAGCTTTTATTATAGGGGGCTGTTCTTTCACCTTGATAGCAACCGATGGTGTAAGGCTGCCGGTCTCCACCATAGCAGATAGCACAACCTGTGCCCGTTCCCACGCGCCTTCGGGGTTAATATGAGGCGCATACCGGGTGGGTGCTTTCACAAGGCCTGCCAAAATAGCGGCTTCAGCGATTGAAAGCTCATGGGCCGAATGGCCATAATATTTTCTGGAAGCGGCATCAATGCCGTAGGTGCCGCCGCCAAAATACACTCTGTTTAAATAGAGGGTCAGGATTTGGTTTTTGGTAAACTTTTGTTCCAGCCAGAATGCCAGCAACAGTTCCTGCGCTTTTCTTTTAAGTGTACGCTCGTTTGATAAAAACAGGTTTTTTGCCAGCTGCTGCGTAATGGTGCTGCCGCCGGCACGCACGTTCCCCGCTTTAAGGTTTGATAAAACCGCCCGCCCAAGACCGCGTATATCAATGCCGCTATGCGCATAAAAATGCCTGTCTTCAACAGCGAGAAATGCCTGAATAAGCGAATCTGGTACTTCAGAGTATGATATCCACTGGCCGTATGTTGGGCCATTTCTAACTAGTGTCGCACCGTTTGCGGCCTTTACAATAACCGCTATATCTGTTGCGCCAGGCTGAGGCGGGTTGTCCAAATCTGGTAAATCGAGGGACAGGTAGCCCAAAAGCACAACACCCGCGATAAAGCCCCATACAGCTGCCGCGGCGCTGTAATATAGAATTTTAACCGGCATAGATTTGCGACCCACCGCCTTTTTAACGTCGGCGGCGGGGGCGCTTTTCTTTTTTTGCACAGGCTTTTTCTTGTTGCTGACAGATTTTTTCAAAACTTACCTCATTTATTTGGTATGCTCATATCATGATGGACAATTATGGCAAAGGCAGGAAGAAAATTGCTTGACCTTTGATGCCGTAATCACCACATGGTATCTAAATCAAGAAGGATTTAGTCATGTTTATCGAAACTGAAGCAACACCAAACCCAGACACCCTTAAATTCCTGCCCGGAAAAACGGTTCTGGAAACAGGAACAGCAAACTTTACAGACCCTGACGCGGCCGAGGTTTCACCGCTTGCAAGTTCTATGTTTGCCCAAAGCGGTGTTTCGGGTGTTTTCCTAGGGCATGATTTTGTCACGATCACAAAAGCAACTGAGCTTGAGTGGTCTAGCCTGAAGCCACAAGTGCTTGCAGGGCTGATGCAGTTTTTTGCCTCTGGTGCGCCGGTCATTAAGGAAGGCGCGGCATTGGCAGAAGCGCGTGTTGATGAAAACGAAGAAGACGCAGATATTATTGACCAGATCAAAACCCTGCTGGATGAAAAAATTCGCCCGGCTGTTGCAGGTGATGGCGGCGATATAATATATCGTGGCTTCAAAGAAGGCGTGGTTTACCTTCAAATGCAGGGCGCATGCTCTGGTTGCCCAAGCTCTACGATCACTCTTAAAAACGGCATTGAAAACCTGTTGAAATATTATGTGCCAGAAGTTGTTGATGTGCGCGCTGTTGATTAAGGCAAAGCTTTAATCGCGGTCACCGCCCGGCACCATAAAAAAACGGCCAAACCAGTACCAGCGACCAGCGCCCGCGGGCATGGTGCAATTGATCCGGTTTCTGCCTTTTGGGAAGGGCTCGGTGAAGCGTACCTCAACACGGTTTGGTTGCGGCCTTAATAATGTGGCGGGCTCCCCCAAATGGCTGGGGTAACAGCTAAGTGCTGATAACCCTTTTACGGATGGATCAACCGTAAAGCCAAACACGGGTGGGTTTCTGTCTGTGGGTACAAGCGACCCTGAAGGCACAATGTCACTTACAGGCAAAGCTATTGCTTCTGTAATCAGCTTGAAGCGGCCTTCATCACCGTAACGTTCGTTAACCGGAAAACGGGGTAAGGCATACATGTCTTCATGGGCGGCTATTGGGCCAGAAAACTGCGCAAAGGCTGCTGTGAAGCCTGCGTCCTTAATCATCTCTTTCATGGCAGTGCTATATTCACCGTAAGGGTATGCAAACAAAGCAGGTACTGATCCCAGTTCTTCGCGAAATCTTTTACTTGCGCGGGCAATGTCTGCTTTTGATGCTTCAACGCCGTCGTGCACCATATGTAAGTGCGAAGCAGAATGATGGCCTATTTCTACCCCATCTGCTTTTATGGCGCGTATACTGTCCCACGTCATATAATTGCTGTGCTCTTCGTCAATTGGATCAGTCGAAACAAACAGCGTCATGGGAATACCGGCAGCTTTTAGAAGCGGCCAGCCTTTATCAAAAACTGATTTGTAAGCGTCATCAACGGTAATAACGATAGTACGAGCGGGAAAGTCCTGCCTGTTTTGAATGTGCTGCGCCGCGTCTGACAGGCTCATGAAATGATAGCCACCCTGCTTAAGCAGGCGGATATGGTTTTCTAGCTGTTCAAGGCGAATGTTGGTGGATGGATATTCATCTTCACCAAATCGGTGATACAGTAAAACGATGGCAGACGGGTCTGCAACCGCCGTTTGGGCCATAAATAAGAGGCTTAAAGTCGCCAGAAGAATATTATGAATGTAGCCTAGTGTCTGTTTCATGCTTATAGTCTTGCATCGTTTTGAGCGTGTTAGCAAGGGCACCATGACACGCCTTGAGGGCAATTTCTATTTGAACGGTAAATCAGAGGAACTATGGAATGATGAAACAATTGAACGATGCGGCGCTGGACCAGCTTTTTAGAGCAGCACGAACCATTAATGTCTGGCAGGATAAACCTGTAACCGATAGCCAGATTAATGCTTTGTATGACCTTGCTAAAATGGGCCCGACAAGTGTGAACTGCTGCCCCGCGCGCTTTTATTTCGTGAAATCTGATGCAGCAAAAAACCGCCTTAAACCTTATCTGTCCCCCGGTAACGTGAATAAGGTCATGACAGCGCCTGTCACGGCTATCATTGCTAATGATACTGCGTTTGCTGATTATCTGCCAAAGCTGTTTCCCCATAACCCTGATGTAAAAAGCTGGTTTGCTGACCCGGCAGTTGCGGAAGATACCATAACACGTAACGCAACCCTGCAAGGGGCCTATCTGATTCTGGCTGCACGCAGTATGGGGCTTGGGTGCGGTCCAATGTCTGGCTTTGATAAAGCAGGTGTGGATAAGGAATTTTTTGCAGGTACCACGCTGAAATCAAACTTCATATGTTCGATTGGCTATGGCTCTGACGAGGGCTTGCATCCACGTGGCCCCCGGCTTGATTTTACTGAAGCTGCCAAAATTTTATAAAGTGATCGTGTGCATATTCTCTCAATAGACACCAGTGAAACCCAGTGCGCTGCAGCAATAGTGACCAGCTCGGGTGAAAGTGTGGCCAAAACCGAAGATATTGGCCGCGGGCACGCTGAACGCCTTTTGCCGATGGTTGATGAATTATTGGCACAGTGCGCCATAACATATGCAGACCTTGGCCGCATTGTTGTGGTGACAGGGCCGGGCACCTTTACAGGGCTACGGATCGGGCTTTCTGTTGCGCGCGGCCTTGCGGTGGCACTTGGCATACCGTGCGTTGGTATAACATCTTTAGCGGCTGTTGCTGCTAGGGCATACAGTGAAGGCGTGGAAGGTGTGGCCCACAGTATTATAAAAGGGCGTGCCGGGCAGGTGTTTCATCAGGCATACAGCGGGGTAGACGATACCGGTTTTCCGCTTTACCTTTCCAGCCCTGCCAATATGGACGCTGAAAAAGCAGCAGCGCTGGTTCAGGAAAACCACGGCATTGTCGTGGGTACAGGCGCAGACATGGTGTTGTTGCCTGAATCAGATACAGCGCTGTACATGCCGGGCATTATGGCGGATCCAGTTGTTTTGGCAAAAATTGGTGCGCTTCTGCCCCCAGACAGCTATCCGCCAGAGCCTGCGTATTACCGTGATGCCGATGCCGCCAAGGCGCGTCCTGCGTTTCTGGTGCAAACTGGCTCATGAAAGCTGCAGCCGATATACGGCTACTTAAGGCAGACGCTGATACGTGCTGTGCCCTTTCAGTATTACACGGGGCAGCTTTTGCACCGCAGGAGGAGAGGCAATGGACTGCGGATGAGTTTTTAGAGCTTATGCAAACCCCTAGCATATGGACTTATGGACTATACCTTGATCAGCTTGTTGCCGGTTTTTTAATGCTTCAGGTTGTAGCGGGAGAGGCAGAGATTATCACGATTGCGATGGATCCAAAATGGCACGGTCAAGGCTATGCCAAACATTTACTCAATTATTTGCATGCGCTGTGTTTGTCGCAGGGGATATCGAAAGTTTTTCTTGAGGTGCGGGAAGACAACTTAAAGGCAATTAAATTATATTCAAAAGCAGGTTTCGTAAAAAAAGGTGTTAGACAAGGGTATTATCAAAAACAGAAGGGCAAACCAGTGGATGCTTTGGTTTTTGCTTTAGTTATTGATAGTATAGGTAATAGTTAAAATTTTAATCGATTGTTTTTTTTACTTCTTTACTTGCACTGTTATTGCAATTAACTGTAGCGTGTCTATGCAGGAATGTTGGGCTGTAAGAGGAACGTCAGTATTCTTTGGAACATCATTTGAGTATGTAGAGCTTTCTACAATGGTGTGCCCTAGAGACTTGATTGAGCGGGCAAGCGAGTCGTTTGCTGGGGTATCTTCATACAGTATGTCAACCACTGCACTGTTTGTTTGCGCGTCCAGAAAAATTCTGGCTTTAACAAAGGCCATGGGACAATAAGTGCCGCGCAGGTCAAGGGTGTTAGGCGCAGTGGATGATGAAGTGCCGGAAGCTTCTTTTGTGGAGTGTGATGGCTTTGTTCTGTGCATTGGGTGCTGATCCGGGTTGTTTTCGGTTTTCTACCGCTTTTACAGGATGAAAGCAAAACCTGGATGGGGAAGTGTGATGCAGAAACAGCAGGGTTTGTTATAAAAGATGGAAAAAAAGCAGGTTGTGAGAGAAGAGTTGCTGGCTTTAACGGCTGACATTGTTGCTTCGCACGTTGCCAATAACAAAGTAGACCCGCAGGAGCTCCCTGTTCTGATCGAAAGCGTTTTTCATACGCTAACCGGTCTCCGAAAAGAGCCTGCAACAGCTGAAGACCAGCCAAAGCCGGCCGTGCCTATAAAAAAGTCAATCACCCCTGATTATATTGTCTGCCTTGAAGACGGTAAACAGCTCAAAATGCTGAAACGTCACTTGAAATCTCAGTATAATATGTCGCCGGACGAATACCGTGAACGCTGGGGTTTAGGCCCAGATTACCCTATGGTTGCCCCAAATTATGCTGATCAGCGCCGAATGCTGGCGAAAAAAATTGGCTTGGGGCGAAGCAGTAAAAAATAATCCTTTTTTTCTGTCCATTTGGGCCAAATACGATCTAATCTAAATCTGTTGCTTCTTTGAGTAGCCGCACGGCTTGCTCTTGAGTGATTACTGTGCCATCTTTCCCCCAATTGAAGCCTTAATTTGCACTACAGGAGTGTCTTAGCCATGATCGACAGCAATCCGTCAATTGAAGAAATGTGCCTGCAAAAAGGGATGCGGATGACAGATCAACGACGTGTGATTGCCAAGGTTCTGACAGAATCAGATGATCACCCTGATGTTGAAGAGGTTTATCGCCGGTCAACAGCTATTGATAACGGTATAAGCATTGCAACTGTGTACCGTACAGTGCGGCTCTTTGAGGATGCCGGTATTCTGGAAAGGCATGATTTCCGTGATGGTCGGTCACGTTATGAAACTGTAAGCGAAGAGCATCATGATCATTTAATTGATCTTGAGACAGGAGAAGTGCTTGAGTTTCATAATAGTGAAATAGAACGCCTGCAAGAAGAGATCGCAAAGAAAATGGGTTTCAAGCTTGTCGATCACCGCATGGAATTGTACGGCGTCCCCATTAAGAAATAGAGCGCCTTTATAGGGGGTTGGGGTTATGGACACTGAATATGCTGGTTTGAAGTCAAATTTTCAGACAGAAGGCTGGACACTTTTGGGGTTTGTAAGAATTTGCGCTATTATTTTGGTGTCAATCCCGCTGATCTCTGTACAGGTGATAATGGTGAAAGCTGCCAAACGCCGCTGGTGGCATTTTGCGGGGCTGTGGCACCGTACCACATGCCGAATTTTGGGCGTTGATATTCACGTGATCGGGCTTGAGAAACACACTGGCCCGGTTCTTTATGCCGCCAACCATATAAGCTGGCTTGATATATTGGTGCTAGGCGGGCTTCTTGATAATGCGAGTTTTATTGCGAAGGCTGAAATGGCTGGCTGGGGTTTGGTCGGGAAACTTTGTGCGCTGCATAAAACCATTTTTGTAAGGCGTGAAAGGCGGCTCGATAGTGCGCGCCAGCGCGATGAACTGGTAGCGCGGGTTCAGCAGGGCCATAGTCTTATTTTGTTTCCGGAAGGCACATCAACAGACGGTGTGCGCGTGGAAAATTTTAAATCATCGCTGTTTTCTGTTGCCGAGCGGGCTGATGCTGCCTCAGGCCACAGGCTTGTCATTCAGCCGGTGACCCTTGCTTACACCGAAACAAATGGCATGCCGCTTGTACGTAGCCGCCGGCCAAGTGTGGCATGGCTTGGCGATGTTGAACTATTTGAACATTTGCGGCAGTTTTTGGGCTTAGCGCGTACGTCTGTGACGCTTGAGTTTCATGCTCCGATTTCTCTTGTTGAGGCTGGTTCCCGCAAGGAATTGGCCCGGTACTGTGAAGATCAGGTGCGTGCGGGGCTTGAGCGCGCCCATCGTTCAGAGGTGCGGTTTGGCCCGCAGCCGGGAATATATTTGCCTGCTCCCGCGGAACAGCAGGCGTGATATTCTGATATAGAAATTAGCTGTTTTCTTGACTCCTGACAAACCGGTGCTAGTCTCCGGCACCTTTTTAAAGCTATTGTTGGCATTGTGTCTGTTGAGTGTCTTTGGAAAAGGACAGGAGTTACCCGTTGAGCAAAAAAGTTTTTGTAAAAACCTATGGCTGCCAAATGAATGTGTATGACAGCAATCGCATGGTCAATACACTGAAGCCACATGGGTATGAAGTAACCGATACGGCTGATGAGGCTGATCTGGTTATTCTGAACACCTGCCATATTCGCGAAAAAGCGGCTGAAAAGGTTTATTCGGAAATTGGCCGACTAAAGCAAACAAAAATGGATAAAGCTGCCACGGGCAAGGACATGTATATTGCCATTGCCGGGTGTGTAGCGCAGGCCGAAGGCGCTGAAATGATGCGGCGTGCCCCTGCTGTTGATATGGTACTTGGGCCGCAAACATACCACCGTTTGCCTGAAATGCTGGCGTCAGCTGCTATGCAGCGTGCCGATGGCCGCACCAGTAGCCGGGTGTTGGACACTGAGTTTCCAATTGATACAAAATTTGATCATTTGCCTGAAGAAAGCGATTTTGAAAGCGCGGCAGCGTTTCTCACCATTCAGGAAGGCTGTGATAAATTCTGTGCATTTTGTGTGGTGCCCTATACGCGCGGCGCTGAATATAGCAGGCCTGTTGCGGATATTATCGCAGAAGCAAAGCGCATGGCAGCGGGGGGTGTTATTGAAATTACCCTGCTTGGCCAGAATGTGAATGCCTATCACGGTTTGCTTGAAAATGGCGAAACCGCAGGGCTTGGTTTTCTGATCCGCGAAGTGGCCAAAATTGAAGGTATTAGCCGTATCCGTTACACCACATCGCACCCGCGCGATATGGAGGAA
Proteins encoded:
- a CDS encoding ankyrin repeat domain-containing protein; the encoded protein is MLLFRGIILALFAAIAILPVSTAANASPQLDLLQAVEKGDAEELNKLLGEGVSPNTRNRSDGYPAILIAAVEGNLKIMKLLLDGSANPDMADRLRGETALMKRAVVGDVDAIKMLLSYGADPNRADIGQETALMKAVRGRKFEAAQALLEGGSDPNVQDLTGKTALEYAKLNRNRRLIKLLQDAGATY
- a CDS encoding SCO family protein, which codes for MKLVRLFAWIVVLLIGVLMAYRFIGMGPNTASGPGGPFTLTAHTGEKVSDTDFRGRYMLIYFGYSYCPDVCPLELHKMSTALDILEDEGYDITPLQPIFITVDPERDTVPELADYVQDFHPSLVALTGTPQEIATVAKTFRVYYKKRVQEGVSGYLMDHQSYILVMDKDGKYNRLFTGKDTPQDMADTFKPVLEKVTSDDK
- a CDS encoding YcgN family cysteine cluster protein — its product is MAFWKEKSLDEMTHAEWESLCDGCGKCCLHKLEDEDTGDIHHTDIACRFLSPDTLKCGKYLVRQRYVGNCVVMSPEILSKLPWMPSTCAYRLLYEGKDLYDWHPLVSGDPQSVHSSGNSIKGRSVDERVAGDFEDHLVDWPA
- a CDS encoding M48 family metallopeptidase, encoding MGADYTINLDGETVPVKIRRNVRAKKLILRVSQATGEIKLTLPPFTSIRAAERFISEHTAWLSTQWSAASPPPPLAHGDSLPFLGEAQTLLFTDRAPRTVKHLDETISVGGPADLAGKRLENWLKRQARDILMERATYHAATLGVSFRTISIGDMKSRWGSCSSSGMLRFNWRLVMAPFEVLDYVAAHEVAHLCEMNHSDKFWQHVATCMPDHKIWRRWLKRDGNSLFKINF
- a CDS encoding group III truncated hemoglobin, which translates into the protein METKVTHTPHADRHLIRSFVEDFYTTVRKDVSIGPIFDDAIGDHWDTHFEILTDFWMTVLYGVPAYKGNPFLVHTKLERLQDSHFDIWLSIFEPSAHKCLTPTLAAKAIEKAGRIAASLRQGLFFRPAAS
- a CDS encoding transglycosylase domain-containing protein, which gives rise to MQKKKSAPAADVKKAVGRKSMPVKILYYSAAAAVWGFIAGVVLLGYLSLDLPDLDNPPQPGATDIAVIVKAANGATLVRNGPTYGQWISYSEVPDSLIQAFLAVEDRHFYAHSGIDIRGLGRAVLSNLKAGNVRAGGSTITQQLAKNLFLSNERTLKRKAQELLLAFWLEQKFTKNQILTLYLNRVYFGGGTYGIDAASRKYYGHSAHELSIAEAAILAGLVKAPTRYAPHINPEGAWERAQVVLSAMVETGSLTPSVAIKVKEQPPIIKASAVGRDVRFFTDWVESEARTLVPTSRAKSMIIYSTLDPGVQRAAAMAMDRGLTGEGKKHKATEGALVALEHDGAVRAMIGGSDYGKTQFNRAVQAKRQPGSAFKLFTYLTALETGIKPSDRYTDKPITVEGWSPKNYSGTFGGEMTVREAFAKSINTIAIEIDEEVGRERVANMAKRMGITTNVMPVASLPLGTEEVKLIDLASSYAALANGGHRAPTYSIIEITSLEGEVLYRRTPVPPVPVLAYPVVKDMTDMLSSVVVWGSGKNAAIDRPAAGKTGTSQDNRDAVFVGFTSDITAAVWVGNDNGTPMSYVTGGGLPARIWADFMLEAHVGQPVRPLLADAGVYNTASEQDPYGLEKDKPKKKKGFFERIFN
- a CDS encoding NifU family protein, producing the protein MFIETEATPNPDTLKFLPGKTVLETGTANFTDPDAAEVSPLASSMFAQSGVSGVFLGHDFVTITKATELEWSSLKPQVLAGLMQFFASGAPVIKEGAALAEARVDENEEDADIIDQIKTLLDEKIRPAVAGDGGDIIYRGFKEGVVYLQMQGACSGCPSSTITLKNGIENLLKYYVPEVVDVRAVD
- a CDS encoding polysaccharide deacetylase family protein; this translates as MKQTLGYIHNILLATLSLLFMAQTAVADPSAIVLLYHRFGEDEYPSTNIRLEQLENHIRLLKQGGYHFMSLSDAAQHIQNRQDFPARTIVITVDDAYKSVFDKGWPLLKAAGIPMTLFVSTDPIDEEHSNYMTWDSIRAIKADGVEIGHHSASHLHMVHDGVEASKADIARASKRFREELGSVPALFAYPYGEYSTAMKEMIKDAGFTAAFAQFSGPIAAHEDMYALPRFPVNERYGDEGRFKLITEAIALPVSDIVPSGSLVPTDRNPPVFGFTVDPSVKGLSALSCYPSHLGEPATLLRPQPNRVEVRFTEPFPKGRNRINCTMPAGAGRWYWFGRFFMVPGGDRD
- a CDS encoding malonic semialdehyde reductase, translating into MMKQLNDAALDQLFRAARTINVWQDKPVTDSQINALYDLAKMGPTSVNCCPARFYFVKSDAAKNRLKPYLSPGNVNKVMTAPVTAIIANDTAFADYLPKLFPHNPDVKSWFADPAVAEDTITRNATLQGAYLILAARSMGLGCGPMSGFDKAGVDKEFFAGTTLKSNFICSIGYGSDEGLHPRGPRLDFTEAAKIL
- the tsaB gene encoding tRNA (adenosine(37)-N6)-threonylcarbamoyltransferase complex dimerization subunit type 1 TsaB, with the protein product MHILSIDTSETQCAAAIVTSSGESVAKTEDIGRGHAERLLPMVDELLAQCAITYADLGRIVVVTGPGTFTGLRIGLSVARGLAVALGIPCVGITSLAAVAARAYSEGVEGVAHSIIKGRAGQVFHQAYSGVDDTGFPLYLSSPANMDAEKAAALVQENHGIVVGTGADMVLLPESDTALYMPGIMADPVVLAKIGALLPPDSYPPEPAYYRDADAAKARPAFLVQTGS
- the rimI gene encoding ribosomal protein S18-alanine N-acetyltransferase encodes the protein MKAAADIRLLKADADTCCALSVLHGAAFAPQEERQWTADEFLELMQTPSIWTYGLYLDQLVAGFLMLQVVAGEAEIITIAMDPKWHGQGYAKHLLNYLHALCLSQGISKVFLEVREDNLKAIKLYSKAGFVKKGVRQGYYQKQKGKPVDALVFALVIDSIGNS
- a CDS encoding sulfurtransferase TusA family protein, which gives rise to MHRTKPSHSTKEASGTSSSTAPNTLDLRGTYCPMAFVKARIFLDAQTNSAVVDILYEDTPANDSLARSIKSLGHTIVESSTYSNDVPKNTDVPLTAQHSCIDTLQLIAITVQVKK
- a CDS encoding MucR family transcriptional regulator is translated as MEKKQVVREELLALTADIVASHVANNKVDPQELPVLIESVFHTLTGLRKEPATAEDQPKPAVPIKKSITPDYIVCLEDGKQLKMLKRHLKSQYNMSPDEYRERWGLGPDYPMVAPNYADQRRMLAKKIGLGRSSKK
- a CDS encoding Fur family transcriptional regulator, whose translation is MIDSNPSIEEMCLQKGMRMTDQRRVIAKVLTESDDHPDVEEVYRRSTAIDNGISIATVYRTVRLFEDAGILERHDFRDGRSRYETVSEEHHDHLIDLETGEVLEFHNSEIERLQEEIAKKMGFKLVDHRMELYGVPIKK